CATGATGGAGCAGGAAGAGACATTTACCCCCGACGATGATTCTTCAACATTAATCCACGATATCCTGCCTAAGTACATCCAGCGGTTAATGTGGATTGTGGATTTGAATTCTGGGAAAGGTTCCATATAAGAAAAAGCCTCCGCAAGATTTACTCAAAAAATGATTTTTCTTTTGACAATTCCTTTAGAAGAGCCGATATAATAAGTGAGGGTTGGTTACCCTCCCGTACTAGTCATACGGTTCTCCTTTGTTAATGGTTGGAAATCCCCGGGGCGAAAGCTCCGGGGATTTTTTTGCAGGTACAATCTCGCTAAATTATAGAAGGTTGATGAAGACAATTTCAGGTCGGTTGAATATTCTGGGAAGTCTTGTACTTTCCTTCGCAAGACCTCGACTTACAATCATGAGGGTCTCTTTCTTTTGGTGAATACCGCCCGTGTATTTTGGAAAGAATCCCTGATCTGGTGCATAAAATCCATCTTCGAGGAGAAGCGGTAGTCTCCATTGCCCACCGTGAGCATGGCCTGCGGTTACCAAGTCGAATCCGTATTCAGCGTATATATCCACAAGTTCAGGTCGGTGGGCTAGCAAAATGTTGTATTTACCCTTGTCCAGAAATTTCATTGTTGATTCGAGTTGAACTTTTAGGGAATCTAATCCGATGTATGTAGGATCGTCGATGCCGCATATATTGACGAGTTCATTGGACTTCTTGAGCTGTAAACAGTTTCCTTCTAAGACTGTCGCGCCGGCTTTTGTTGTTACTTCTTTTATGAAGTCCATTTGGCTGCTCCAGTATTCGTGATTTCCGGAGACGTAGAATGAGGGATACTTTTGGGAGACTGCCTGAATGAAATTAGCGGCAGTTTCTATGGGGAGATCGTCATCATAGATATCGCCACCTAGCAAAACAATGTCGGGCTGTTCGGCATCAATAAGCTCTAGAATAGGTTTTTCGTTCTCCCCATATTTGCAGGAGTGGAAATCAGTTATAAGGGCGATTCTTATAGGTGAATGAATTTTGCCTGTTTCTACGTTGTAGTTGGTGACTTGAATTCGATAGCTAAGAAAGAAAAATAATAGAAAAGCCAAAAAGAGTATGATGGCTATGATGAAAAGTTTTCGAATTCGCTTGGAGGTAAACATAAACCCAATATACAAAAAACGGGATGTTGGAGCACTTCGTGCGCTACATGCACATGTTCGGTCATGCCGGTGAGCAAGCTCCCTACCGCGACATTCGGCATTGGTTGGCATGCTTCGCATGCTACACTCTACGCCTCGGCAGTAAAAATACACAAGTGTATTTTTGTTGCTCTCGGCTTGATTGTGTTTCACGTGAAACCTTATGAGGCGAGAGAAGCAGAAAATTATTTATACGGTCAGTTCTACTAGATTGCCTTCGGGATCTTGAACCACACTTTCGTAGTATCCGTCTCCAGTGGTGCGAGGCTGTCCAACGACAGTGACTCCTTCAGCTTCCATCTTGGCGGTCAACTTATCCACCATTTCCTTGGACCCTAGGGACATTGCCATATGACACCATCCTAATTGTGTATTGGATATTGAAGATGCGATGTCGGTTCGGTGCATCACTTCAATGCGGGCTCCCCCATCAAAAGTAAGGAACCTGCTGGTGAAACCCTTGGCAGGGTTATGGTATTCCGGATGAACCGTAGCTTCCAGATACTTTTCATAGAAGGCGCAAACCTTCTCCATATCTTTGACCCAAATGGCAACGTGATCTATTTTCATAGGGTTAATATATAAATAATAGGGTGCTTCGGATTGGTTAAACTCCCCTGGCGTCGGGGTTCCAAATGATCTTGTGGAGCTGCACCTGGAACCTAACGTTGTTCCTTTTCATGGTCGCATTATGAAGAATCCAGTTGACCATGTCTTCGTATTTCATTGTCCCGAAGATGGGAGAAACATAGAAGGTAGGGAGCTTCAAACCGTCTCTGGCATATTCCGCTTCCATGGCCCCGATGACCCGGGCGGCATCCTGAAGATCTTCGTCGGAACCTACCACGAACTTCAAAACATCCTTCCCCCTGAGGGTCATCATGTTCTCTAGTTTCATCTTGGGCTGCATCCCGCTGGAGATACTTTTCCAATCCATGGTGCAAATGAGCTTTCTGATACCCTTTGGTTTGGGTTGGGTCCCATTGGTCTCGATATTGATTTCGTAGCCGGAATCATCCAATATTTTCAATAAAACTTTCACATCCTTGTGAATAAGTGGCTCCCCTCCTGTCAGGGTGACGAACTGGGTGTTGAAAGATTTGACCTTTTCCAACACTTCTTGGGGAGTCATATTCTGGAAGTCGTCCCCCTCCACGGCATACATGGAGTCACAATATTTGCATCGGAGATTACAACCGAACAGACGGATGAAGACGGCAGGGGCGCCTGTGCGGATACCCTCCCCCTCGATACTCAGGAAGATTTCAGAGATTTTCATAATGTACTACGGACAGTTTTAATCGATTTCGTATTCGGCAATATTGCCTTCGCTTTCCTGGACCGTCACCTTGTAGCAGTTGGGAATCTGGTCGCAGATCCACTTGGCCAAGTTTTCGGCGGTGGGATTGAAGTCCACCACGTCATTGATGTACTTGTGATCCAGCTGCTGGGAGATGATTTCCTTGGCGGCCTTGAAATCGATGACCATACCGTTGGCGTCCAAGGTCTTGGACTGGCAATATACGGTAATGATCCAGTTATGTCCGTGAAGATTCTGGCACTTGCTTTCGTAGTTCAGTGCCAGCTTGTGTGCGCCCGATACTTCAAAGCGCTTCATTATTCTGTACATGAGATACCTAGTTTTGTTTATAGACAGGATGGTTTTTCGAACTGTCCCGCGACTAAAGTGAGTGTCGCAGTGAATTGATGTTGAAAATATAGTAAATGTTTGCGTGTTGGCATGCTTCGCATGCTACACCCTGCGGTTTGGCTATAAAAACAAGCAAGCTTGTTTTTGCATCCAAACCTTGTGCGTGTTTGCTCCTTCGGAGCCAACTTGCTGCACCTCAGATATGCCGGTGAGCAAGCTCCCCGTCGCATCTTCGGTTTGCGTGTTGGCACTTGCAAGGTCCAAATATGCTCGTCGGGAGCAAGTGCTACATTCTTGGGTTCGGTCATGCCGGTGAGCAAGCTCCCCGTCGCGACTCTCACCCTGCGAATGTTTCACGTGAAACACAGCAAGGCGAAGCCCGCCAACAAAGAATACTACATTCCCCAAAAATTGAAGCGGATGTCGTAGTGTTTGGACAATGTAAAAGGAATGGTTTCGCCTTTCCATTGGATAGTTGCGGGTATTTCCCCATCTACGACATTGCCTTCTTCAGAAAGAAAATAGGCACATAAGTGGTCATATTTCCAATATGAACCCTTGTATTTTCCAAGAGAAGTAGTCAATACAGGACATTCATTGTCCTCTGTATCAGGCACTTTTATTTCAAGTGTAAATCCAGAGTTATGGAACCACGTCGGAATTATTGGTATGATAATGCCAGCTAGACCAATTCCCGAGTTGTATCTTTTTTCGTCAACATTCAGGTTTTCGGTGATTGTCCCATTTTCAGGTCTCCAGGATGTAGAGACATAAAGATGCGCACAAGAACAGAACTCAAAGCAAAATGCAATAATCAATAGTCGTAAAATAGTCTTCATATACATTCCTACTCATTATTTGCATTAGGCATCAGGATACCAAAATGGATGATAACCCCACCACTGTCTCTTTACAAAGAGGTATCGTTTTTCTTCCCCTTTGTGTTTTATAGTATATACTTGCTGCTTATCGATGGGTAACTTTCCATAATGACATAGGTCGTAGTGATTATTAATCCCGGTAATATCTTCCGGCTCGTTTTCCAAAATCTTTCCATAAAAAAGATCGTCGTTGGCGTATACCACAGGACATTCCTCACCTTTTTTAGCCCATATTACAAAGTCCCCTGTGTGGCGATCAGGATGTGGACCCTGATAATTTTCTCCCAAGGGAATAAATGGGATAAAAAAAATGAACCATGAGTTAGCAGTAGTTTTGGTGTAGTAATCCCAGATTTCGTAGTCGGTATTTAGTGATTTTGGATTACCTTCAAATGTACTTTCAGGTGGAATCACCTTACCATTATCATCCAATAAGTTGGGTTCGTACCAGATGAAGTTATGGTAAAGGGAGCAACCTTCCTGGCAAAACATACCTAGAAGCAAAATGAGAATGGTGAAAAATGAAGAGAAGGAAAATGCAGTGCGTTGCATAAAGTGGTCCCCCGATAACCACTAGTAATATATAAAAATTCCAGGAGGCTGATTCGTTCCTGGGACTTTTTAATCTCCTGAGGCCTGTGATGATTATATACTCGAGCCTTGAACCTCTACAGTTCCATAAAGAAGATCACGGCATCCACGAAACCCAGTTTCTTGTGGTTGAAAGCTCCGGGCAGTCGGCAAAGTTCCTTGAAGCCCAGGCTCTTCCACAGGTGCATGGCCGGCTCGTTGGTGCTGATGACGAAGTTGAACTGGATCGACTTGAATCCCATTTCGCGGGCGACCTTGATACAATCCTCGCCCATCTTGCGGCCGACACCCTTTCCACGGGTTTCACGTGAAACCATAAAGGAGGCGTTTGCCACATGGCTGCCTCGCCCACGGTGGTTCTGGATGATTTTGTAGAATCCCAGAATTTTGGAACCTGCGCTATCCTTGCCTGCGTCCGAGACGGTTTCTTCCATTACAAAGCTGGTGACGCCCTTTCCGAACCAGTAGTCGTATGCGTCCTGGTCGCTGGCGGTCTCCTCGAAATCGTATGTATCGCCGCCCTGAATCACTTCGCGGAAAATGGGCAGCATCTGGGGAAAATCATCAGGAGTAGCTTTACGAATTTGCATGATTAGTAGTTAGTAGGAAGTAGGCAGTGGTTGATCGCTTGCGCTCCCTTTGAACTATATAGTGGCGCTTCGCGCTTTTTATGTTATATAATATAGTAAGTGATATGCGTGCGAATGCAAAAAAGAATGTGTTTGTTAAATAATGTGTTCTAAAAACTCCATTATATATATATTAGTGTGGTCAAATGCCAAAAGACTGGATTCTTCGACTCCACTACGTTCCGCTCAGAATGACACTAGGGGTAGAACGCTAAGTATTTCAAACCTCAATGCATCCGCAGGATGCGACCTCTCACCTCAAACCTCAAAGGCCACAAAGTGGCCGACCTAAAAATATGGAAGAAGTAGTAAAGTTTCTCAAGGAATGTGGCGCCTATTTCCTGGCAACCGTAGACGGAGATCAGCCCAAGGTTCGTCCCTTCGGTACCGCTGAAATCTTCGAAGGCAAGCTGTATATTCAGACTGGCAAGTCCAAGAACGTTTCCCAGCAAATCGCTGCAAATCCCAAGGTCCAGATTTGCGCCATGAACAAGACCGGCGACCAGTGGCTCCGTCTCAGCGGCACCCTGGTGGAAGATGATCGCCTGGAACCCAAGGTTCACATGCTGGATGCCTACCCCAGCCTCAAGGCCATGTACAAGGCTGAAGATCCCAACACCCAGGTTCTCTACTTCAAGGACGCCGAGGCCACCTTCTGCAGTTTCACGGCTGCTCCCCGCACGGTGAAGTTCTAAAAGTGGATGTTGACGCCGAGTTTTCGGCATGGCGTAGTGTTGATAGATTATCCACTAGTAATTAACAATTTTGTTGTTTTATCCACGTTCAGAGATGAATGTGGATATTTTTATTAACAAATCATCTATTCACAGCCTTCTGTTATGAGTCCTCATTTTTATACAGATTGTGAATAGATTTGGTGAAAAAATTGAGATTTAATGCTGCGTTCTTTAAAAACTCGTTGAAAATCAAAAAGTTAGCGAAGTGTTTCACGTGGAACATTTATGCGTGTCTGTTGTTGATTTGTTGATAGTTTTTAAAACAGTCGTCAAAAGTCAAAAAATCTGCATGTTGATAAAATGTTTAATTTGTTGTTAAAAGACGGGGATAGATTATTCTTGTGAACACTCTATTCACATACCCCCAAAATACCCTGTTTATTAGTATATTTAGGTCATGGAAAAGATTCTTGATAATTCTGTCCGCGGTGGCCGCACGATTTTCTGGCTGAAAGTCATGCTGGGTGCATTTTTCGTAGTGTGCGCCCTTATGTTTGCGCTGGTGCGCGCTGGCGTGGCGGCAGTACCTGGAGACATGGACAGTACGTTGCCCATGACAATTTTAGTTCTGCTGCTGGGAACTTTTGCGGCAGGCCTTGCCCTGCTGGTGATTTTTGCTATCCAGGGGTGCTATTGGGTCGCCTGGATGTATCGCTCCGTGACGAACCTTCGAACTCTGGGTGCGACTAAACTTCATCCCTTGCTGGCGGTCATTCTCAGTGTCATCCCCTATGTGGGCATGCTGATCCATTCCCTAGTGTTCCGTGAGATGGTCCGGAAACTGGACGGCAAGCTGACGGAACTGGGTGTGGAACATCCAGAGGTTTCCATGAACAAGGTGGGCGCCTTTGCCGGACTTTACCTGATGAGCATTATTGCGCCCCTGGTGAATGATGGCCATGTCACTACGGCAATCGCCCTGGTGGTGGGCGTTGCGTCCATGGTCTGCTATATTTCCGCTTTGACCGTCTATGTCCAGCAGGAAAAATTACTGCAGGCGGCTGGCCAGGAAGAAATCATCCGCCGCAAGGTGGACGAGGTCCTGAAGCAGCGCGAGGCTACTTCAGGTAATTAGAATCTCGTCAACGGTAAATTTCGGGATTCTTGCTGCGGAAGCGGCGGTGGGTCCAGCCGTACCACAATGCGGGATTTTCTTGGATCCGTTCTTCCAGCCAGTTGCGGTAGGCGCCATCGATGATTGAACCATGGGCATTCTCCGGATGATTATGGTCATGCTGACGCAGGTCGGCATCGGCTGCACTTATTACGGAATCTTGTGGGTTCGTCTCGGATTCCAAGGCGTGCAGGATTTTACGGCTCCCCCGCTCCTCGATCCAGCAGAAAAATACGGGAGTGTCCGGGCGGTGTTTCAGCAGGAAGTCGGGAACGGGATTATGGCGGACTTTGCAGCCCAGGAAAGTTCCGTCAAGAGCGCTCCCGATTCTGCTATCCTGATCGGCCAGCAGGCAGAACAGCTGTTTTTGGCCGTTGCAGTCAGGTGCGTTACCATCCAGTAGGTTCAGAAATTCCCGAGGCGTCTTGGCGTCGATGGAATAAGGCCGCCCGCGGACGCATCTCACTTTTTCGTAGACGTAGCGGTTCAGCCATGCGGGCTTCAGCGGGATGAAACTTGCCTTCAGCGGGACGCCGAGGGCACATAGCCAGGCGCCGCTAGCTTCGTAGTTTCCGTAGTGTGCCGTCAGGAAGATTCCGCCCCTACGCATCTTCCCGATGGTGGTTGCCGCACCCTCCGCAAGTTCAAAACTTTTACCGCCGACTTTGCAGGGATACTGGTCGCAATTCTCAGGCAGCTTCTTATAGGTGTCGAAACAGAACAGCAACTCCCCCACATGGCGGGTCAAGTTCTTCAGCATCCTTTTGTAGAGATTGCGATTCTGCTGCGGGTCATGCTGAACTTGTTTCAGCATGACGTCCTGTACATACTTCAGATTCGCTTCCACCGTCTTTTTCTTCCAGCCGCAAGTGAGCAGAACCGCGTAGGCGGCACTTGCAAAAATACGGGCTGAAATTTGACCGAGGAGGCTCATTAGTTCTTCTGTATTTCCAATTTTCTGAAACTCTCGTAGTGGTCCGCAGTATAATATATAACGCAGCCGCTCTGGTAAATCAATCTCTTTGTCCCGCGACTTGCCATGTTACCATAGTCCACATCGGCTTCGTGGTATTTGCCCTCGGGTAACAGTTTTTCATTGTTACTAAAATTGTCTCCCCCGATCATGACGCCCAGGGTTTTCCAGGGGTTGAAATTCCACTTGCTGAAGGTGTTCCCCGTGGAACTTTCGTAGAGTTTTTGCCCTTCCCCTTTATTTACATAGTTTTGCGGGAGCTTGTCGAATCTGCAGAGATATGCCGCCACGGAATCTCGTGCGGTGTATTTGCCTGATTCCTCTACAGCATCATAGATATTTTGGGATGTTTCGCTTGGGGAACCGGGTTCCTCGTCTTCTGTAATCGTATTTTCAGTAGGCGTGCTACATCCGACAAAAAAGCTGTTGACAAACAGGCTTGCAAGTATGATATAGATGTATGCGGTTCTCATATCGCAGAATATAGCATTTGAAATACTGAATGGTCTTTTCTATCTTTCGCACCAAGGAGATCATTATGGCAAAAAGAGAAAGGCTGGTTATTGCCGGCAACGCCAAGGGCTCCGCGAAAGCCGCCTGCGATTCCGCGAAGGAATCCACGGCCATGCGCGCCCTACGAATCGATGGCTCCTGTAACGGACGAACCCTCCGTACCAGAGTCATCAGGAACAAGAAACTCTACAACCGGAACTTTAAGCACAAGAAGTCCTTCGCCGATGCGGGGGACTTCCCTTTTTTATGGACTTTTTTTCCAGGACGAAGGATTTATGGCTCTCAAAACAAACTTTTGTTACTATTATTTAGCACAAATTTTTTTTACGGCTTGTGATTATTAGTTTATCTTCAAGTGGTAATTTTAGGAAAGGAGAAAACAATGGCTACATCTACAAAACCTAAGGCAAAGCTTGTTATCGCAGTTTCTGGCGGTGGCGCTCTGGGCATTGGCCCTCTGCAGTTCATGCGCCGTCTGGAAAAGGATCTGGGCAAGCAGCTGGGTGATATTTCTGTCGCATTTGCCGGTACCTCCACCGGTTCCATTATCGCTGGCGCCCTGTGCCGCGGCCTGGATGCCGAAACGGTCTACGGTCTCTACCGCGAAAAGCTCCCCAAGATCTTCAAGAAGAAGAAGAACCTGGGCGTGCTTTCCTCTGACTACGTGAAGTACGAAAACGCTGGCCTCAAGGAATCCCTGTACGAAATCTTCGGTAACAAGAAGATGAACGAATTCCCCAAGCCCATCTACATTCCCACTACCTTCATGAACGGCGAAAGTGTGGAAAAGGTCTGGGACCGTAACGACTCCTGGATGGACCAGGCTTTTGCCATCATGTCCAGCTGCTCTGCTCCCACTTATTTTGATTCCCTGTCCATCAAGCAGGGTAGCAAGACCTGCTACTACTGCGATGGCGGCATGTGGGCGAACGACCCCATCATGGCCCTGGAAGCAGGTATGAAGAAGTCCGGCGAAGTGGAAAACTTCAAGATCCTTTCTTTCAACACAGGTATGCTCGTCCCCAACAACAAGCCCAAGAACTTTACCGCGGTGGGCTGGCTTTCCTACATCATGGATAACTGGATTGCCCGTACCGGTAACGCCAACCTGTTCGAAGCCCGTGCAAACCTGGGCAAGGAAAACATTTTCCGCTGCGAACCCAAGGTGGAAAAGTCCTACCCCATGGATGACCTGAAGAAACTGGACGAAGTTTCCAATATTTGGGACGAATACTACGAATCCGTGAAGGCCGACGTCATCAAGTTCGTGAAATCTACCCTCTAATTTTGCTGTATACGCAGAATGTCTACAAATCCCTCGCTTTGGCGGGGGATTTTTCTGTCCTGTCCAGATTTAACTATATTTGCACCCATGGCTTTATGCATAGAAGATAATCATCTAGAAGCGGTCCAGCGTATTCTCAGCCTTCATTTCGAGGATATGGAAGTCTGGGCCCACGGATCCCGTGTCACAGGCGTCGATCTTACGCCCGATACGGAGCTGGAACTGGTGGCGATTTCCGAAAGACCTCTTTCCGTCGAAGTCATGACTGCGGTGGAAAAGGCATTCGTGGATAGCGGACTTCCCTTCCGCGTCGACATCATGGACTGGGCCAAATTGCCTGAATCCATCCAGAAGCAAATCAAGAAAGAACACGTTGTGATTCAGTCCGCAACGGAACAGTAGCCCTATGAAAATTCTCTTTCCCCTGATTCTTGTCGCGACACTTGCGACTACCCTCTTTGCCCAGGACGAAGTTTCCAAGGCCAAGGATTTTATTAGAAACGGTGACTGTGATGGTGCAGTGAACGTCCTGCAGAAGGTCTACAAGTCCAGCTTCAGCAAGTCCGCCGGCGAAAAGGCCGCCGTGATGCTCACCGAATGCTACATGCGCGACCACAAGCGCGACGAAGCCAAGCAGATTACCTCCAAGTTCCTGGAATACTACGTTTCCTCCGACTACCGTGAACGTATGGAACTGGCAAACGCCATCGTGACTGTGGAACAGGGCGCCCCCTATGATGGTGTGGAAGCCATGCTTCGTATCCTGGCTTACTCCAAGAATCCTGCTGCCCGCTCCCGCACCAAGGACGTGGTGATCAAGGTCCTTGCCGCTTCCCTCCTGAATGCCGACCAGCTTCAGTCCCTCGTCGAAAAGTATCCGGTGGACAAGGAAGTCGTCGGCTGGATCCAGCTGCAGATTGGCCGCGAATGCCAGAACGCCAAGCGCTACCGTGGCGCCCGCTACTGGTACAAGAAGGTGGCTGGCAACGAATCTTCCGAACTGGCGGAAACCGCAAAGCGCGGTCTTGAATCCCTGGAAGGCCAGAATGCCGGCACTCCCACCATCCTGGTTCTTGCTCCCCTTTCCGGTGACTTTGCCGAATTCGGTGCCGAAGCGATCCAGGGCGTTCTGCTGGCTTACGAACAGGCCGGCCTCAAGGGCAAGGTCAACATCCGTACTGCGGACTCCCGTGCAGACGCCTCCCAGGCATTGCTCCGTACCCAGCAGGCTATTCACCAGGATAGCGTCATTGCCATTATCGGTCCCATCATGAGCGGTCCGGCTGCTGCCGTTGCCGCCTGGCTTGGCACCAACCATCAGTACATCCCCATGCTCACTCCTACCGCTACCGATGACGGTATCGCCAAGATGGGCCCCAATATTTTCCAGGTCAACGTGACCATGGACTACCTGGCCCAGAGCATCGCTGACTTTGCGACCAAGTGCCTGAACATCCGTGAATTCGGTATCATGAGCCCGCTGGGTGACTACGGTGCTTCCGTGTCCCGCAGCTTTACCCAGGCAGTGGAACGCCGTGGCGGTGACGTGGTCGCCTTCCGTAACTACGAAGAAGGCCGACCGGACTACAAGACCGAATTTGACATGCTCCGCGATGTCCGCTTCAAGCAGCTGAACCGCCGCCTGAACATCAAGCGCGGCGCATCCGACCTGAACGCTCCCAACGCCAAGTTCAACAAGAAGGAAAGCGATGTGGACTTCCCGGGTCTCCTGATTGCCGCTACCAACCCCAGCGATGCAGGCCTCATGGCTAGCCAGTCCGCATTCTACCAGATCTCCGGCACTCTCCTGGGTACTTCCGGCTGGTATGGTCGTGACTTGCTGGTAACCGGCAAGAACCTGGTGGAAGGCGCCTACTTCAGCGTGCCTTCCCTGGACATGGACGATTCCAAGGATGCCTTCAAGGCATTCGCCAAGAGCTTCAAGGAACGTTGGGGTGCAGAACCTGCCGACGACAAGGTCAGTGGCCTGAGCTACGATGCGGCAAACATCATCTTCAAGTCCATGAACTCTGACATGAGCCTGACCAAGACCTTGAACAACAACAACGAGTTCAAGGGCGTGTATGGCAACATCAAGTTTAGACGTGGCGCCAACGTGAACACCAAGATCGTGACCGTCACCAAGGGCAAGTTCGAAGTTCTGAACGGCTGCCCGGAAAAGACTGACAAGAAGTAATCGACTTCTACTGACTGGAGTGTAAGAAGAGACCCCGCGGCTAACCGTCGCGGGGCTCTTTGTTTCTAGGAGGAGAGAAGTTCGTTTGGGCTAGTCTTCGTAGCCGCAGCCGATGGAAGCCGCGACAAAGTCCGGGGACTCGCCGTTTCTGTACAGGACGTGGAGCGTATCGTCGTCCACCACGTCGTCCAGGTTAACGCCGCTGGTGGCGCTCAGTTCTTCAGCGATCCTGGTCTTAAAATTCTGGAAACCAGTATGGATCATGTAGAACGACAGTGCGGATGTTCTATGGAGCAGTTTCATAAGACCTCCGTTAGAAATCAAGACAGAATGTCAACAAAACTAAACACAATGGTTTGTGAATTGTTGATACGTTGTGAAATCCTTGATAATAGTATAGGTTTTTATAACCGAAATTCCAGAAAAAAAGGAAAATGTAAGTAACTGGCCTAAGAAACGCAAACGGGATCCGCCTGCAATTTTTCGGTACAAATGAATGGGTACTGCATTTTAACCCGTTGAAATACAACGACTTATCGAATTCGGACCCGGCTAAATCGGCATTTTGCACCACAGGGGGAACCTATTCTATTTTGGAATAGAAACAGGCCTGAAAAGTCCCGGATTTTACCCACAGGAGCAATCCGTTATTTGTGAATAAACTGTTTAAAAGAAAAAATAGGCACAACTTATCAACAATCCGGACGGAAGTCTTCCCTATTCTGTAAAGGCTAAAACTTTTGTAAATTTGGGAGACGATGAAAAGAGCAATCGCCCTCGTACTGATGGTCCTTACGATGGTCTTCGCCGAAGAAGCGAAGCCCTCCCTGGCGTTATCCGAAAGCCAGATGGCCTTGTGGGACAAGGTTACTTCCCTCACCGTGTCCTTAAAGTATGGAGAGGCCATGGAAGCCGCCAAGCAGTTCCGCAAGGTGGACGATGGCGCCGGCTGCGTTCTGGAAAACGTAGTACGCATCAGCATGTATGACGACAAGGGTGACACCACCGCCCTACTCAAGGCGGGCAGGCAGCTGGAATCCTGCAAGGCGGAAGGCCTGTGGGAGGCTCTCCGCAAGTTCGAGTTCGGCTACGTCCAGACGGAGACCGGACATTCCGTGAAGGGCGCCATGACTACACGCTCCGCCGCCAAGATGTTCGAGGAATCCGACGAGCTGGACGCCAAGGCATTCTTCGCCATCTACGCCTACTATATTGACCAGAGCTTTAGCTGGCTTCCCTTCAAGTCGGATAACCGTGCGGCCTATCTCAAGACCCTGGACGAAGCCTCCCTCAAGTCCACCCGCTTCTGGCTGCTGTTCCTGACACCCCTTGTGTGGATGTATTACGACAAGGAAGATTTCGCCACAGGTCTCAAGCTTTGCGACCGCGGGCTGTCCAAGGCCCCGAACCATCCGGTACTCCTCCAGATGAAGGCCGACATGCTCTACCGCATGAAGCGTTACAATGACGCCGCCAGCATATACGAGGCAAGTGCCGTAAGCTACGAGAAACGCACCGGCAAGTCTATCCGCTACTGGTGTGCGGTGCTGAACCTGATCCGCATCTATCACGACGGTGGCAACCCGGAAAAGTCCGGCGCCTGGAAAAATAAGCTGGACGATCCTTCCTACAAGGCCCTGGAAAACTGGATGCCCGGCTCCCTCATGAGTGACCTGAAGAAGCGCGACCTTCTCTAGCCACTTCACTTGTTAAAATAATTTATCAAAAATAGTCCGTACAAACGGGTGTATCACAACGTGTTATAGGTATAAACTTAACACGGAGTTAGTATGCCGCAAAAAGCGCTACGGATTGGAT
This is a stretch of genomic DNA from Fibrobacter sp. UWR4. It encodes these proteins:
- a CDS encoding penicillin-binding protein activator, coding for MKILFPLILVATLATTLFAQDEVSKAKDFIRNGDCDGAVNVLQKVYKSSFSKSAGEKAAVMLTECYMRDHKRDEAKQITSKFLEYYVSSDYRERMELANAIVTVEQGAPYDGVEAMLRILAYSKNPAARSRTKDVVIKVLAASLLNADQLQSLVEKYPVDKEVVGWIQLQIGRECQNAKRYRGARYWYKKVAGNESSELAETAKRGLESLEGQNAGTPTILVLAPLSGDFAEFGAEAIQGVLLAYEQAGLKGKVNIRTADSRADASQALLRTQQAIHQDSVIAIIGPIMSGPAAAVAAWLGTNHQYIPMLTPTATDDGIAKMGPNIFQVNVTMDYLAQSIADFATKCLNIREFGIMSPLGDYGASVSRSFTQAVERRGGDVVAFRNYEEGRPDYKTEFDMLRDVRFKQLNRRLNIKRGASDLNAPNAKFNKKESDVDFPGLLIAATNPSDAGLMASQSAFYQISGTLLGTSGWYGRDLLVTGKNLVEGAYFSVPSLDMDDSKDAFKAFAKSFKERWGAEPADDKVSGLSYDAANIIFKSMNSDMSLTKTLNNNNEFKGVYGNIKFRRGANVNTKIVTVTKGKFEVLNGCPEKTDKK